One genomic region from Geotrypetes seraphini chromosome 17, aGeoSer1.1, whole genome shotgun sequence encodes:
- the ZXDC gene encoding zinc finger protein ZXDC isoform X2, with translation MTRGRRPSPPCYRDSKMDTQGLTAAPAGGEGIQDGGASVPEPPPAPDTFLVLINVVREAADGGGPEPPEARSPKPAEAEPQPREPAVLLSDSLEGQLANFLLSEPPGARRGGGGVLLLHRCPECACAFVRKHQLKLHLLSHARAPRPFKCAREGCAWAFATSYKLKRHLQSHDKRRPFACQAPGCAKSFSTVYNLKAHARLHEAESGAKCEACGERFPSAARLAAHQRSHLEPQRPYSCQFPGCEKTFITVSALFSHNRAHFREQEPFSCSFPGCNKQYDKACRLKVHLRSHTGERPFVCDFTGCGWSFTSMSKLLRHKRKHEDDRRFTCPVEGCGKSFTRAEHLKGHSITHLGTKPFECPVEGCCAKFSARSSLYIHSKKHLQDVETVKSRCPISSCNKLFTSKHSIKTHMVKQHNFSSDLLTQLEATSSLTPSSELTSAGQNDLSNLDLASLFSSMPGNNSGIATDMTLVNSGVLTIDVSSVGSTLGGNISISNHSLGQTVDPLILVTSSEAPHSLDSSLLLGTATTVLQQSTLNLDDVQTVNAEALGSLASLSVRSSTQDLQGLTSSTNLTVETANLTPSSSLSGSSSVPEALMPVKVERNLGCSPDVACPQEGSKVVTQFVFASPAGNYSAQELDLSTLTGSSFLESSGSARTDYRAIQLAKTQKQKGSSSAGSSNSAQRKSDKVSPTNASRASASSRFCSSVVVPNGGLTIRDPANGTQYVQIQLLQDDPPGEGDLPFHLGTQSSTSHSQLTVDLPVHILQATEQDSCSLYRVSPGDVTSMQ, from the exons ATGACGCGAGGccggcgcccctcccccccctgctacAGGGATTCCAAGATGGACACGCAGGGGCTGACGGCGGCGCCGGCCGGGGGGGAaggaatccaagatggcggcgccAGCGTCCCGGAGCCGCCCCCGGCGCCCGACACCTTCCTGGTGCTCATCAACGTGGTGCGCGAGGCGGCCGACGGAGGAGGGCCGGAGCCGCCCGAGGCCCGGAGCCCGAAGCCGGCCGAGGCCGAGCCGCAGCCCCGGGAGCCGGCCGTCCTGCTGAGCGACTCGCTGGAGGGCCAGCTGGCCAACTTCCTCCTGAGCGAGCCGCCGGGGGCCCGTCGCGGCGGCGGAGGGGTGCTGCTGCTCCACCGCTGCCCCGAGTGCGCCTGCGCCTTCGTGCGCAAGCACCAGCTGAAGCTGCACCTGCTGTCGCACGCGCGCGCCCCGCGCCCCTTCAAGTGCGCGCGCGAGGGCTGCGCCTGGGCCTTCGCCACCTCCTACAAGCTGAAGCGCCACCTGCAGTCGCACGACAAGCGGCGTCCCTTCGCGTGCCAGGCGCCCGGCTGCGCCAAGAGCTTCAGCACCGTCTACAACCTCaaggcgcacgcgcggctgcacgAGGCCGAGAGCGGCGCCAAGTGCGAGGCGTGCGGGGAGCGTTTCCCCAGCGCCGCGCGCCTCGCCGCCCACCAGCGCAGCCACCTGGAGCCGCAGAGGCCCTACAGCTGCCAGTTCCCCG gttgtGAGAAAACCTTTATCACAGTGAGTGCACTATTTTCACATAATCGAGCTCATTTCAGAGAGCAAGAACCTTTTTCCTGCTCTTTTCCAGGATGCAATAAACAATATGATAAAGCGTGCCGGCTGAAAGTTCATTTGAGAAGCCATACAG GTGAAAGGCCATTTGTGTGTGACTTCACTGGTTGTGGCTGGTCCTTTACTAGTATGTCCAAACTGTTAAGGCACAAAAG GAAACATGAAGATGACAGAAGATTTACATGCCCTGTGGAAGGCTGTGGAAAATCTTTCACCAGGGCAGAACATTTGAAAGGCCACAGCATAACCCATCTTGGCACAAAGCCATTTGAATGTCCTGTAGAAG gttgttgtgcaaaattTTCTGCACGCAGTAGCCTGTACATTCACTCCAAAAAGCACCTGCAGGATGTGGAAACAGTGAAGAGTCGCTGTCCAATCTCCAGTTGTAATAAGCTGTTCACATCCAAGCACAGTATAAAAACGCACATGGTCAAACAGCACAACTTCAGTTCAG ATCTATTAACACAACTTGAAGCAACCAGTTCTCTGACACCAAGCAGTGAACTCACCAGCGCTGGGCAAAATGATCTGAGCAACTTGGACCTTGCATCTCTGTTTTCCAGCATGCCTGGGAACAACTCTGGGATTGCAACTGACATGACGCTAGTTAACTCAGGAGTACTTACTATAGATGTTTCCTCAGTGGGCTCTACTCTTGGAGGGAACATCTCTATCAGTAACCATTCTTTAGGACAAACAGTTGACCCTTTGATACTGGTCACAAGCAGTGAGGCTCCACACAGTCTGGACAGTTCTCTCTTACTTGGAACAGCTACAACTGTACTACAACAGAGCACTTTAAATCTTGACGATGTTCAGACTGTAAATGCAGAAGCCTTGGGATCTCTGGCATCTTTATCAGTGCGCAGTTCCACTCAAGATCTCCAGGGGTTGACATCCAGCACTAATTTAACAGTGGAAACAGCCAACTTGACCCCTTCCAGTAGCCTGAGTGGAAGTAGCAGTGTGCCGGAAGCACTGATGCCCGTTAAAGTGGAGAGGAACCTTGGCTGTAGCCCAGATGTTGCGTGTCCTCAGGAAGGAAGTAAAGTGGTGACACAGTTTGTCTTTGCCAGCCCTGCGGGGAACTATAGTGCTCAAGAGCTGGATCTTAGTACACTGACTGGCAGCTCCTTCTTG GAAAGTAGTGGTTCAGCAAGAACAGATTACAGAGCCATTCAGTTAGCTAAAACTCAGAAGCAGAAGGGGAGTAGCAGCGCAG GCTCATCCAACTCAGCCCAGAGGAAAAGTGATAAAGTGAGTCCAACAAACGCTTCGCGAGCTAGTGCCAGCAGCCGTTTCTGTAGCAGTGTGGTCGTGCCAAATGGAGGTTTAACTATAAGGGACCCAGCCAATGGAACGCAGTACGTCCAAATCCAATTATTGCAG GACGATCCTCCCGGAGAAGGAGACTTACCATTTCATCTCGGCACTCAGTCATCCACATCGCATTCACAGTTAACAGTGGACTTGCCGGTCCATATCCTTCAG
- the ZXDC gene encoding zinc finger protein ZXDC isoform X1, with protein sequence MTRGRRPSPPCYRDSKMDTQGLTAAPAGGEGIQDGGASVPEPPPAPDTFLVLINVVREAADGGGPEPPEARSPKPAEAEPQPREPAVLLSDSLEGQLANFLLSEPPGARRGGGGVLLLHRCPECACAFVRKHQLKLHLLSHARAPRPFKCAREGCAWAFATSYKLKRHLQSHDKRRPFACQAPGCAKSFSTVYNLKAHARLHEAESGAKCEACGERFPSAARLAAHQRSHLEPQRPYSCQFPGCEKTFITVSALFSHNRAHFREQEPFSCSFPGCNKQYDKACRLKVHLRSHTGERPFVCDFTGCGWSFTSMSKLLRHKRKHEDDRRFTCPVEGCGKSFTRAEHLKGHSITHLGTKPFECPVEGCCAKFSARSSLYIHSKKHLQDVETVKSRCPISSCNKLFTSKHSIKTHMVKQHNFSSDLLTQLEATSSLTPSSELTSAGQNDLSNLDLASLFSSMPGNNSGIATDMTLVNSGVLTIDVSSVGSTLGGNISISNHSLGQTVDPLILVTSSEAPHSLDSSLLLGTATTVLQQSTLNLDDVQTVNAEALGSLASLSVRSSTQDLQGLTSSTNLTVETANLTPSSSLSGSSSVPEALMPVKVERNLGCSPDVACPQEGSKVVTQFVFASPAGNYSAQELDLSTLTGSSFLESSGSARTDYRAIQLAKTQKQKGSSSAGSSNSAQRKSDKVSPTNASRASASSRFCSSVVVPNGGLTIRDPANGTQYVQIQLLQDDPPGEGDLPFHLGTQSSTSHSQLTVDLPVHILQDPHTPAEEDAGSDNSQFTGSTINLQDLE encoded by the exons ATGACGCGAGGccggcgcccctcccccccctgctacAGGGATTCCAAGATGGACACGCAGGGGCTGACGGCGGCGCCGGCCGGGGGGGAaggaatccaagatggcggcgccAGCGTCCCGGAGCCGCCCCCGGCGCCCGACACCTTCCTGGTGCTCATCAACGTGGTGCGCGAGGCGGCCGACGGAGGAGGGCCGGAGCCGCCCGAGGCCCGGAGCCCGAAGCCGGCCGAGGCCGAGCCGCAGCCCCGGGAGCCGGCCGTCCTGCTGAGCGACTCGCTGGAGGGCCAGCTGGCCAACTTCCTCCTGAGCGAGCCGCCGGGGGCCCGTCGCGGCGGCGGAGGGGTGCTGCTGCTCCACCGCTGCCCCGAGTGCGCCTGCGCCTTCGTGCGCAAGCACCAGCTGAAGCTGCACCTGCTGTCGCACGCGCGCGCCCCGCGCCCCTTCAAGTGCGCGCGCGAGGGCTGCGCCTGGGCCTTCGCCACCTCCTACAAGCTGAAGCGCCACCTGCAGTCGCACGACAAGCGGCGTCCCTTCGCGTGCCAGGCGCCCGGCTGCGCCAAGAGCTTCAGCACCGTCTACAACCTCaaggcgcacgcgcggctgcacgAGGCCGAGAGCGGCGCCAAGTGCGAGGCGTGCGGGGAGCGTTTCCCCAGCGCCGCGCGCCTCGCCGCCCACCAGCGCAGCCACCTGGAGCCGCAGAGGCCCTACAGCTGCCAGTTCCCCG gttgtGAGAAAACCTTTATCACAGTGAGTGCACTATTTTCACATAATCGAGCTCATTTCAGAGAGCAAGAACCTTTTTCCTGCTCTTTTCCAGGATGCAATAAACAATATGATAAAGCGTGCCGGCTGAAAGTTCATTTGAGAAGCCATACAG GTGAAAGGCCATTTGTGTGTGACTTCACTGGTTGTGGCTGGTCCTTTACTAGTATGTCCAAACTGTTAAGGCACAAAAG GAAACATGAAGATGACAGAAGATTTACATGCCCTGTGGAAGGCTGTGGAAAATCTTTCACCAGGGCAGAACATTTGAAAGGCCACAGCATAACCCATCTTGGCACAAAGCCATTTGAATGTCCTGTAGAAG gttgttgtgcaaaattTTCTGCACGCAGTAGCCTGTACATTCACTCCAAAAAGCACCTGCAGGATGTGGAAACAGTGAAGAGTCGCTGTCCAATCTCCAGTTGTAATAAGCTGTTCACATCCAAGCACAGTATAAAAACGCACATGGTCAAACAGCACAACTTCAGTTCAG ATCTATTAACACAACTTGAAGCAACCAGTTCTCTGACACCAAGCAGTGAACTCACCAGCGCTGGGCAAAATGATCTGAGCAACTTGGACCTTGCATCTCTGTTTTCCAGCATGCCTGGGAACAACTCTGGGATTGCAACTGACATGACGCTAGTTAACTCAGGAGTACTTACTATAGATGTTTCCTCAGTGGGCTCTACTCTTGGAGGGAACATCTCTATCAGTAACCATTCTTTAGGACAAACAGTTGACCCTTTGATACTGGTCACAAGCAGTGAGGCTCCACACAGTCTGGACAGTTCTCTCTTACTTGGAACAGCTACAACTGTACTACAACAGAGCACTTTAAATCTTGACGATGTTCAGACTGTAAATGCAGAAGCCTTGGGATCTCTGGCATCTTTATCAGTGCGCAGTTCCACTCAAGATCTCCAGGGGTTGACATCCAGCACTAATTTAACAGTGGAAACAGCCAACTTGACCCCTTCCAGTAGCCTGAGTGGAAGTAGCAGTGTGCCGGAAGCACTGATGCCCGTTAAAGTGGAGAGGAACCTTGGCTGTAGCCCAGATGTTGCGTGTCCTCAGGAAGGAAGTAAAGTGGTGACACAGTTTGTCTTTGCCAGCCCTGCGGGGAACTATAGTGCTCAAGAGCTGGATCTTAGTACACTGACTGGCAGCTCCTTCTTG GAAAGTAGTGGTTCAGCAAGAACAGATTACAGAGCCATTCAGTTAGCTAAAACTCAGAAGCAGAAGGGGAGTAGCAGCGCAG GCTCATCCAACTCAGCCCAGAGGAAAAGTGATAAAGTGAGTCCAACAAACGCTTCGCGAGCTAGTGCCAGCAGCCGTTTCTGTAGCAGTGTGGTCGTGCCAAATGGAGGTTTAACTATAAGGGACCCAGCCAATGGAACGCAGTACGTCCAAATCCAATTATTGCAG GACGATCCTCCCGGAGAAGGAGACTTACCATTTCATCTCGGCACTCAGTCATCCACATCGCATTCACAGTTAACAGTGGACTTGCCGGTCCATATCCTTCAG GATCCTCACACTCCAGCAGAGGAGGATGCTGGTTCAGATAACTCACAGTTTACCGGAAGCACCATAAATCTACAGGATTTGGAATAG
- the ZXDC gene encoding zinc finger protein ZXDC isoform X3 has product MQAFIMGCEKTFITVSALFSHNRAHFREQEPFSCSFPGCNKQYDKACRLKVHLRSHTGERPFVCDFTGCGWSFTSMSKLLRHKRKHEDDRRFTCPVEGCGKSFTRAEHLKGHSITHLGTKPFECPVEGCCAKFSARSSLYIHSKKHLQDVETVKSRCPISSCNKLFTSKHSIKTHMVKQHNFSSDLLTQLEATSSLTPSSELTSAGQNDLSNLDLASLFSSMPGNNSGIATDMTLVNSGVLTIDVSSVGSTLGGNISISNHSLGQTVDPLILVTSSEAPHSLDSSLLLGTATTVLQQSTLNLDDVQTVNAEALGSLASLSVRSSTQDLQGLTSSTNLTVETANLTPSSSLSGSSSVPEALMPVKVERNLGCSPDVACPQEGSKVVTQFVFASPAGNYSAQELDLSTLTGSSFLESSGSARTDYRAIQLAKTQKQKGSSSAGSSNSAQRKSDKVSPTNASRASASSRFCSSVVVPNGGLTIRDPANGTQYVQIQLLQDDPPGEGDLPFHLGTQSSTSHSQLTVDLPVHILQDPHTPAEEDAGSDNSQFTGSTINLQDLE; this is encoded by the exons ATGCAAGCATTTATAATGG gttgtGAGAAAACCTTTATCACAGTGAGTGCACTATTTTCACATAATCGAGCTCATTTCAGAGAGCAAGAACCTTTTTCCTGCTCTTTTCCAGGATGCAATAAACAATATGATAAAGCGTGCCGGCTGAAAGTTCATTTGAGAAGCCATACAG GTGAAAGGCCATTTGTGTGTGACTTCACTGGTTGTGGCTGGTCCTTTACTAGTATGTCCAAACTGTTAAGGCACAAAAG GAAACATGAAGATGACAGAAGATTTACATGCCCTGTGGAAGGCTGTGGAAAATCTTTCACCAGGGCAGAACATTTGAAAGGCCACAGCATAACCCATCTTGGCACAAAGCCATTTGAATGTCCTGTAGAAG gttgttgtgcaaaattTTCTGCACGCAGTAGCCTGTACATTCACTCCAAAAAGCACCTGCAGGATGTGGAAACAGTGAAGAGTCGCTGTCCAATCTCCAGTTGTAATAAGCTGTTCACATCCAAGCACAGTATAAAAACGCACATGGTCAAACAGCACAACTTCAGTTCAG ATCTATTAACACAACTTGAAGCAACCAGTTCTCTGACACCAAGCAGTGAACTCACCAGCGCTGGGCAAAATGATCTGAGCAACTTGGACCTTGCATCTCTGTTTTCCAGCATGCCTGGGAACAACTCTGGGATTGCAACTGACATGACGCTAGTTAACTCAGGAGTACTTACTATAGATGTTTCCTCAGTGGGCTCTACTCTTGGAGGGAACATCTCTATCAGTAACCATTCTTTAGGACAAACAGTTGACCCTTTGATACTGGTCACAAGCAGTGAGGCTCCACACAGTCTGGACAGTTCTCTCTTACTTGGAACAGCTACAACTGTACTACAACAGAGCACTTTAAATCTTGACGATGTTCAGACTGTAAATGCAGAAGCCTTGGGATCTCTGGCATCTTTATCAGTGCGCAGTTCCACTCAAGATCTCCAGGGGTTGACATCCAGCACTAATTTAACAGTGGAAACAGCCAACTTGACCCCTTCCAGTAGCCTGAGTGGAAGTAGCAGTGTGCCGGAAGCACTGATGCCCGTTAAAGTGGAGAGGAACCTTGGCTGTAGCCCAGATGTTGCGTGTCCTCAGGAAGGAAGTAAAGTGGTGACACAGTTTGTCTTTGCCAGCCCTGCGGGGAACTATAGTGCTCAAGAGCTGGATCTTAGTACACTGACTGGCAGCTCCTTCTTG GAAAGTAGTGGTTCAGCAAGAACAGATTACAGAGCCATTCAGTTAGCTAAAACTCAGAAGCAGAAGGGGAGTAGCAGCGCAG GCTCATCCAACTCAGCCCAGAGGAAAAGTGATAAAGTGAGTCCAACAAACGCTTCGCGAGCTAGTGCCAGCAGCCGTTTCTGTAGCAGTGTGGTCGTGCCAAATGGAGGTTTAACTATAAGGGACCCAGCCAATGGAACGCAGTACGTCCAAATCCAATTATTGCAG GACGATCCTCCCGGAGAAGGAGACTTACCATTTCATCTCGGCACTCAGTCATCCACATCGCATTCACAGTTAACAGTGGACTTGCCGGTCCATATCCTTCAG GATCCTCACACTCCAGCAGAGGAGGATGCTGGTTCAGATAACTCACAGTTTACCGGAAGCACCATAAATCTACAGGATTTGGAATAG